From the Oncorhynchus kisutch isolate 150728-3 linkage group LG27, Okis_V2, whole genome shotgun sequence genome, the window agaggaaagacgactccagagcccagagagagagaggaaaggctccagagaccagagagagagagagaggaaagactccagagcccagagagagagagagagagagcgagagagagaggaaagactccagagcccagagagagagaggaaagactccagagcccagaaagagagagaggaaagactccagagcccagagagagagagagagaggaaagactccagagcccagagagagagaggaaagactccagagaccagagagagagagaggaaagactccagacagagagaggaaagactccagagaccagagagagagagaggaaagactccagagcccagagagagagagaggaaagactccagagcccagagagagagaggaaagactccagagcccagagagagagagagaggaaagactccagagaccagagagaggaaagacttcagagaccagagagagagaggaaagactccagagagagagagaggaaagactccagagcccagagagagagagaggaaagactcccgagcccagagagagagaggaaagactccagagcccagagagagagagaggaaagactccagagaccagagagagagagaggaaagactccagagaccagagagagagagaggaaagattccagagcccagagagagagagagaggaaagactccagagaccagagagagaggaaagactccagagcccagagagagagagaggaaagactccagagcccagatagagagaggaaagactccagagcccagagagagagcagggtagaGGGACAGGCCCTAAGATGGAGGTCTTCCTCCCAGGACGTGACAGGCTGTTGGCTGTAGGATGCTCAGGAAGGCCTTGGCAGGCCAACAAAGACAGCCCTTCAGCTGCAGGGTGTACTTTTTCAGGCCCCAGCATCCCCTTTGGCAGCGGCACAGAGAGTGCTGGCGTGCAGAGGCCCCAGAGACGGACGGACGTGGAAGAAAAGGCCTTCTCGGCTCCCTGTTATTTACTCAGGCTGACAAGGACCTGGGTATTTCTTGTCTGGGTGAAGGAGGGGAAAAACAGGAGGGTCTCTCTATCTCTTAAGTCTCCTGGGGTTGAACAGTGCTTTCATCTGCCGTTGTTCACACACTTGTCGTGACGGTCGTGTGTGTTTTACCTGAGCTGTTGACCTCAAGCACCATGGTGATATATGATGGCCACCCTCCGGTATGAGATATAGTCAAATATTTTGTGTAGTAAACACAAGTTATCTCAAAAGTACTAGCTTCGAGGAGTCAGTAACCACCTGTTTGTCGAAAGCCATATCAGTGGGCCTTTTGAATGGTACACCAACGTCCTTTCAGAACGAGACAACGCATTAGTGGGAATAAGAACGGTACAGAGAAAGCAGCGAAGATATGATTCAGAAGACATTGGAGAACACGTGTACGATTAACAATACTGTACTCACATGTCCAATGTCAACACAGCTGTCATGTCTACACACAGATCATTAATTCACTTGTGTTAATCAACAATGATGCACCATGAGAATGTTAATTCAATTAGGCGCTGGACAGTTCAACTCAAATGATGACCCACTTGTATAATCCTTGTGTACATTACTCATGACTCCCGCTCCCCCGCTGTTTGGTATGTCTGTTGACTAATGTATGCAGCTCAGTGTAATAAAAACATTATATACATTGTTAATGAACTAAACAAAGAACGGAGGAGGCAGCCTTGACAGCATCGCAATGTCTGCCGGCCGTGCCATCATCATTTAAGACAAGCAGGATttaattttatatatatttcctgtATCTGgctatgtgtttgtttgttttggtgttgTCTCCGAGCCAACATGTTTGACTGTAAGGCATTGGTTAGGGTCatttctctctgctctgctgtctACTCCTATCCtgggagaatgtgtgtgtgtgtgtgtgtgtgtgtgtgtgtgtgtgtgtgtgtgtgtgtgtgtgtgtgtgtgtgtgtgtgtgtgtgtgtgtgtgtgtgtgtgtgtgtgtgtgtgtgtgtgtgtgtgtgtgtgtgtgtgtgtgtggaggagggcATTCCACTGACTCACCCATCCTCCCTCCAACCAGAAAAAAACAACATGGATGAACTACATAAAGAAAGAAGATAAATCAGGCAAGGTTTGGTTTGCTGCTCCTTGGGTTTGACTCAGAGCTTGTGCAAAGTGGGCAGTGTGCCAGGGACAGGGGGGTGAAGGGGGGTCGGAGGTGGGAGGTAGGCAGGCCGTCCTCAATGTGCTGCTTTCAGCAGTTTGGAGGGGCAGGGGAATAACCTCCGACCCCATCTGTTTCCTGAAGATAGGCCCTGACGGGTGTAAGTACTCAGTGAGGGCATGTTATCCTGACTAAGGGCAGATCTTTCTCCCCAGCAAAAACAacagaatgggagggagggagggaatgggggggggggggggagaaagactTATTCGTCAGCTAAAAGATAGCATGGTGAAAGGGAAGGTTGGATCCTGGAATGATCCAGGCATTATGCTTTTCCTTTGTCCATCCCATGAATCTGTGCAGTTTCCTCTTGTTTTTCCCGTTCCAAGTTTTGGCCTTTTGACTTTGGCTTTCTTTCCGAAGGGGTTGGAATTACGTTGTTTTATTTAAATAAGGAAGTTCACAGCACTTAGAATTCGGCAGAGGGAAGAAGTGGTCCATCACCTTTTGAACCTGCTGGAAACGGGTTTTCTGCATTTTCCACTTTATATCACACTGTGTTCTGTATTCCGCACCATTGGAATGTCAATGAATAACCGATTTTGATAAAGAGACAGTAAATTAACGAAAAAAAAGCGATGGCACGTACTTCACTGCACCTGCTTGTCCTTGGGTGAAGTATTTATCCTCCCCGTGCTCcgcccatctctctcgctctctctctctctctctctctctctctctctgacctcaccctaaccctacacagtGCCCCTAAAGCACCGGCTGCCTTATGGCTCCATTCAGCCAGTAATCACTCAGCTGAGCCAATATTCTATAATCTAATATCCATAGACAAATTGTCAGAACAGACCGCTTCTCCCTTACAAAGTCATCCGTTTGCGGTCGTGACGAGAGTGTTATTCTGTGTTTGAATTACTGTGCATTCATTTGTTTAAATTCTCCCTTAAAATGTTCTAAGATGTGGACTTTTGTTTTCTTCTCTCCCTTGACATGAGGTCATTTTAAAGTCTATTTCTTCTAAACTATTCAGGtcatttttaaagaataatagAAATGGTCTAATTTACCTCATGTGGGGGTTACATCTTGAAGCTCCCCATTGCCTTGTGTTGGGGATTAAATGTCAGAGAGATTTTAAGTCACAGCGGGCTAAGCCATTACATGGCCACATACAAGGTTAATTGTGGTAAAATAATTTACATTTTTCTTTCCTTACCTGTAATTACACTTTGAATAGCAGGTTGAAGTGTAGGTTTTTAGATAATTCATAAGGCGAGGAATTGTTACCTCTGAGAGGCAAGCATAATGCAGTAGCAAGAGGAAAAATGTCCAAGTAACAAAGGAATGTAAATTCATACTTAGCTACCTTGCAATTACCATACTGACTAATGCCACAGCAGCCCACCTTTACTATTTAACAGAGCTGAGACAAATGACTTCCTAATGAAATCTGACAAAacaccttctctctttccccatctccctCTTGTTCCTCATTTTCGCCTTCTTCTATCtcatatgctctctctctcttatgctctctgcgtctctgtgtctctgtgtgtctctctctctctctctctctctctctctctctctctttgtacctCTGTAACTCTGTATAGATGGTGTTGATCTCGAGGATGATCCTTCCTGTTCTTGGCCTGCATCATCTCCATCCAGTAAAGACCAGACTTCCCCCGGCCACGGTGAAGACTATGATTTTGGCGAGGATGAAGGGGGCCCCGGCCTGCCGTACCCATGCCAGTTCTGCGATAAGTCCTTCAGCCGTCTGAGCTTCCTGAAGCGCCACGAGCAGAGCCACGGTGACAAGCTCCCCTTTAGCTGCACCTTCTGCAGCCGCCTGTTCAAGCACAAGCGTAGCCGCGACCGCCACGTCAAGCTGCACACCGGCGACAAAAAGTACCACTGTGGCGAGTGCGACTCGGCCTTCTCACGCAGCGACCACCTCAAGATCCATATGAAAACCCACGCCTCCAACAAGCCCCACAAGTGCCCTGTGTGCCGCCGGGGCtttctctcctccagctccctaCATGGACACATGCAGGTCCACGAGCGGGGCAAAGACGGTGGTGGCGGGGGGCCAGGTAGCGGCCTCTCCAGAGAGGAGTGGAAGCTGAAGGAGACGAGGAAGTGCAGCCGCTGCGAGGAGGGTTTTGATGTCCCTGAGGAGTTGCAAAGGCACATCGCTGAGTGCCACCCAGAGTGCTCTCCGTCGGAGGACGGGGGCCTGTGTGGCGCCTTGCAGTGCATCTATTGCCACGAGCCATTCAGCGACGAGGGTGTCCTGCTGACCCACATTGACCAGGCCCACAGCCGCGACCGCAAAGGTCACAACTGCGCCGTCTGCTCCGAGCACTTCCTCTCTGTGGAGGACCTCTACGCCCACATGGATGTCCACCAGCTCCCCGAATCCAGTAACCACAGCAACAGCCCATCCCTGCTCACTGTGGGCTACACCTCtgtctccagcaccaccccagactccaacctctccgtCGACAGCTCCACCATGGTGGAGGCAGCCCCGCCCATACCCAAGACccgggggaggagaaagagggccGCCCAGCACACCTCACACGACATTGGGGGCCGTTCGTCCAAGCAGCCCAAGATTTCCTACAGCTGTATCTACTGCAACAAGCAGGTGTTCTCTAGCCTTGCCGTGCTTCAGATACACCTGCGGACCATGCACCTTGACAAACCTGagcaggcacacacctgtcagttCTGCCTAGAGGTGCTTCCCTCCCTGTTCAACCTGAACGAGCACCTGAAGCAGGTGCACAATGCCGAGGACCATGCCACCCTGCTGGGCAGCCTGCCTGACACCCTGCTCCAGTGTAATTTCTGCACCGAGGTTTTAAGTGACCTCAACTCTCTTCAAGAACACATCCGCTGCTCCCACGGCTTCCCCAGCCCCGTGGCCAAGGAGAGTAACGCCTTCTTCTGTCCCCAGTGTTTCATGGGATTCCTGACTGAGGCCACCCTGGAGGAGCACGTCCGTCAGACCCACTGTGACGGGGGCAGCCTGCGTTTCGACTCCCCTCTAGAGGTGACTCCCAAGGAGCCCATTGTGGAGGTGTACTCCTGCTCCTACTGCACCAACTCGCCCATCTTCAACAGCGTTCTGAAGCTGAACAAGCACATTAAAGAAAACCACAAGAACATTCCGCTGGCACTGAACTACATCAACAATGGAAAGAAGTCTCTGCGGACCCTCAGCCCTTCCTCACCCATATCGATTGATCAATCTTTCCTTCATGGTTCCTCCTCTCGCAGCAATCGTGGCACTAGCGAGTTCATCTGCAACCAGTGTGGGGCCAAGTACACCAGCCTGGACCTGTTCCAGACCCACCTGAAGACTCACCTGGATGGGATGCAGCCCCAACTCAACTGCCCCCAGTGCAACAAGGACTTCCCCAACCAGGAGTCCCTGCTGAAGCATGTGACGGTCCACTTTACCATCACCTCCACTTACTACATCTGTGAGAGCTGCGACAAGCAGTTCACCTCGGTAGACGACCTGCAAAAACACCTGCTGGACATGCACACATTTGTGTTCTTCCGCTGCACCCTCTGCCAGGAAGTGTTTGACTCCAAGGTGTCCACCCAGCTCCACCTGGCTGTCAAGCACAGCAATGAGAAGAAGGTGTACCGCTGCACATCCTGCAACTGGGACTTCAGGCACGAGGCCGACCTGCAGCTGCATGTCAAGCACAGCCACCTGGAGAATCAGGGCCGGGCCCACCGCTGCATCTTCTGTGGGGAGTCCTTCGGCACGGAGGTGGAGCTGCAGTGCCACATCACCACACACAGCAAGAAGTACAACTGCCGCTTCTGCAGCAAGGCCTTCCACGCCATCGTACTTCTGGAAAAGCACCTGAGGGAAAAGCACTGTGTGTTCGAGGGCAAGGCCCAGAACTGTGGTGCGAATGGATCCACCACCGGAGGAGCGGACCACCACCCGGCGGCCAAGGACGACGCAGAGCTACAGGGTCTCCTGTCCAACAGCCATGGTGCAGGAGCGGCAGGATCAGGAGGCGTGTTGGAGTCCCCAAACAACCACGATgggagtgaggaggaggtggaCACCGCTGACCCCTTGTTTGGGTGTGACATCTGCGGGGCGTCATACACCATGGACTCACTCCTCACCAACCACCAGCTCCGAGACCACAACATCCGCCCGGGCGAGAGCGCCATGGCGAAGAGGAAGTCGGACATGATCAAGGGCACCCACAAGTGTAACGTCTGCCAGCGCACCTTCTTTTCAGAGGCAGGTCTGAGGGAACACATGCAGACCCACCT encodes:
- the LOC109871646 gene encoding zinc finger protein 521-like isoform X2, which translates into the protein MSRRKQAKPRSLKEDNVTEEQHSPGQSAIPSDPECSLERELEDGEAEAGSRRLRKRLLSPEEGKEGEDDDEEAALHSCDSCRQVFESLSDLTEHKINQCQLTDGVDLEDDPSCSWPASSPSSKDQTSPGHGEDYDFGEDEGGPGLPYPCQFCDKSFSRLSFLKRHEQSHGDKLPFSCTFCSRLFKHKRSRDRHVKLHTGDKKYHCGECDSAFSRSDHLKIHMKTHASNKPHKCPVCRRGFLSSSSLHGHMQVHERGKDGGGGGPGSGLSREEWKLKETRKCSRCEEGFDVPEELQRHIAECHPECSPSEDGGLCGALQCIYCHEPFSDEGVLLTHIDQAHSRDRKGHNCAVCSEHFLSVEDLYAHMDVHQLPESSNHSNSPSLLTVGYTSVSSTTPDSNLSVDSSTMVEAAPPIPKTRGRRKRAAQHTSHDIGGRSSKQPKISYSCIYCNKQVFSSLAVLQIHLRTMHLDKPEQAHTCQFCLEVLPSLFNLNEHLKQVHNAEDHATLLGSLPDTLLQCNFCTEVLSDLNSLQEHIRCSHGFPSPVAKESNAFFCPQCFMGFLTEATLEEHVRQTHCDGGSLRFDSPLEVTPKEPIVEVYSCSYCTNSPIFNSVLKLNKHIKENHKNIPLALNYINNGKKSLRTLSPSSPISIDQSFLHGSSSRSNRGTSEFICNQCGAKYTSLDLFQTHLKTHLDGMQPQLNCPQCNKDFPNQESLLKHVTVHFTITSTYYICESCDKQFTSVDDLQKHLLDMHTFVFFRCTLCQEVFDSKVSTQLHLAVKHSNEKKVYRCTSCNWDFRHEADLQLHVKHSHLENQGRAHRCIFCGESFGTEVELQCHITTHSKKYNCRFCSKAFHAIVLLEKHLREKHCVFEGKAQNCGANGSTTGGADHHPAAKDDAELQGLLSNSHGAGAAGSGGVLESPNNHDGSEEEVDTADPLFGCDICGASYTMDSLLTNHQLRDHNIRPGESAMAKRKSDMIKGTHKCNVCQRTFFSEAGLREHMQTHLGPVKHYMCPICGERFPSLLTLTEHKVTHSKSLDTGSCRICKMPLQSEEDFMEHCQMHPDLRNSLTGFRCVVCMQTVTSTLELKIHGTFHMQKTGTMSTNHPIGRTTNLASHHHNQHHHQQHHQANQKLFKCASCLKEFRSKSDLVKLDINGLPYGLCAACVSAAGSKSSSPTVMNGGRQQQQGGGGATTPAMPVTAWTAQTERLSPREGKGKPPHSSSSPSSSISSTATKTRCTSCNVKFESEAELQNHVQTVHREQGGDSNSGQLRTPQVSPMPRASPSQTEEKKTYQCIKCQMVFYSEWDIQVHVANHMLEEGLNHECKLCSQSFDSPAKLQCHLIEHSFEGMGGTFKCPVCFTVFVQASKLQQHIFSAHGQEDKIYDCSQCPQKFFFQTELQNHMLTQHSS
- the LOC109871646 gene encoding zinc finger protein 521-like isoform X1, with amino-acid sequence MSRRKQAKPRSLKVEDNVTEEQHSPGQSAIPSDPECSLERELEDGEAEAGSRRLRKRLLSPEEGKEGEDDDEEAALHSCDSCRQVFESLSDLTEHKINQCQLTDGVDLEDDPSCSWPASSPSSKDQTSPGHGEDYDFGEDEGGPGLPYPCQFCDKSFSRLSFLKRHEQSHGDKLPFSCTFCSRLFKHKRSRDRHVKLHTGDKKYHCGECDSAFSRSDHLKIHMKTHASNKPHKCPVCRRGFLSSSSLHGHMQVHERGKDGGGGGPGSGLSREEWKLKETRKCSRCEEGFDVPEELQRHIAECHPECSPSEDGGLCGALQCIYCHEPFSDEGVLLTHIDQAHSRDRKGHNCAVCSEHFLSVEDLYAHMDVHQLPESSNHSNSPSLLTVGYTSVSSTTPDSNLSVDSSTMVEAAPPIPKTRGRRKRAAQHTSHDIGGRSSKQPKISYSCIYCNKQVFSSLAVLQIHLRTMHLDKPEQAHTCQFCLEVLPSLFNLNEHLKQVHNAEDHATLLGSLPDTLLQCNFCTEVLSDLNSLQEHIRCSHGFPSPVAKESNAFFCPQCFMGFLTEATLEEHVRQTHCDGGSLRFDSPLEVTPKEPIVEVYSCSYCTNSPIFNSVLKLNKHIKENHKNIPLALNYINNGKKSLRTLSPSSPISIDQSFLHGSSSRSNRGTSEFICNQCGAKYTSLDLFQTHLKTHLDGMQPQLNCPQCNKDFPNQESLLKHVTVHFTITSTYYICESCDKQFTSVDDLQKHLLDMHTFVFFRCTLCQEVFDSKVSTQLHLAVKHSNEKKVYRCTSCNWDFRHEADLQLHVKHSHLENQGRAHRCIFCGESFGTEVELQCHITTHSKKYNCRFCSKAFHAIVLLEKHLREKHCVFEGKAQNCGANGSTTGGADHHPAAKDDAELQGLLSNSHGAGAAGSGGVLESPNNHDGSEEEVDTADPLFGCDICGASYTMDSLLTNHQLRDHNIRPGESAMAKRKSDMIKGTHKCNVCQRTFFSEAGLREHMQTHLGPVKHYMCPICGERFPSLLTLTEHKVTHSKSLDTGSCRICKMPLQSEEDFMEHCQMHPDLRNSLTGFRCVVCMQTVTSTLELKIHGTFHMQKTGTMSTNHPIGRTTNLASHHHNQHHHQQHHQANQKLFKCASCLKEFRSKSDLVKLDINGLPYGLCAACVSAAGSKSSSPTVMNGGRQQQQGGGGATTPAMPVTAWTAQTERLSPREGKGKPPHSSSSPSSSISSTATKTRCTSCNVKFESEAELQNHVQTVHREQGGDSNSGQLRTPQVSPMPRASPSQTEEKKTYQCIKCQMVFYSEWDIQVHVANHMLEEGLNHECKLCSQSFDSPAKLQCHLIEHSFEGMGGTFKCPVCFTVFVQASKLQQHIFSAHGQEDKIYDCSQCPQKFFFQTELQNHMLTQHSS
- the LOC109871646 gene encoding zinc finger protein 521-like isoform X3 — its product is MSRRKQAKPRSLKVEDNVTEEQHSPGQSAIPSDPECSLERELEDGEAEAGSRRLRKRLLSPEEGKEGEDDDEEAALHSCDSCRQVFESLSDLTEHKINQCQLTDGVDLEDDPSCSWPASSPSSKDQTSPGHGEDYDFGEDEGGPGLPYPCQFCDKSFSRLSFLKRHEQSHGDKLPFSCTFCSRLFKHKRSRDRHVKLHTGDKKYHCGECDSAFSRSDHLKIHMKTHASNKPHKCPVCRRGFLSSSSLHGHMQVHERGKDGGGGGPGSGLSREEWKLKETRKCSRCEEGFDVPEELQRHIAECHPECSPSEDGGLCGALQCIYCHEPFSDEGVLLTHIDQAHSRDRKGHNCAVCSEHFLSVEDLYAHMDVHQLPESSNHSNSPSLLTVGYTSVSSTTPDSNLSVDSSTMVEAAPPIPKTRGRRKRAAQHTSHDIGGRSSKQPKISYSCIYCNKQVFSSLAVLQIHLRTMHLDKPEQAHTCQFCLEVLPSLFNLNEHLKQVHNAEDHATLLGSLPDTLLQCNFCTEVLSDLNSLQEHIRCSHGFPSPVAKESNAFFCPQCFMGFLTEATLEEHVRQTHCDGGSLRFDSPLEVTPKEPIVEVYSCSYCTNSPIFNSVLKLNKHIKENHKNIPLALNYINNGKKSLRTLSPSSPISIDQSFLHGSSSRSNRGTSEFICNQCGAKYTSLDLFQTHLKTHLDGMQPQLNCPQCNKDFPNQESLLKHVTVHFTITSTYYICESCDKQFTSVDDLQKHLLDMHTFVFFRCTLCQEVFDSKVSTQLHLAVKHSNEKKVYRCTSCNWDFRHEADLQLHVKHSHLENQGRAHRCIFCGESFGTEVELQCHITTHSKKYNCRFCSKAFHAIVLLEKHLREKHCVFEGKAQNCGANGSTTGGADHHPAAKDDAELQGLLSNSHGAGAAGSGGVLESPNNHDGSEEEVDTADPLFGCDICGASYTMDSLLTNHQLRDHNIRPGESAMAKRKSDMIKGTHKCNVCQRTFFSEAGLREHMQTHLGPVKHYMCPICGERFPSLLTLTEHKVTHSKSLDTGSCRICKMPLQSEEDFMEHCQMHPDLRNSLTGFRCVVCMQTVTSTLELKIHGTFHMQKTGTMSTNHPIGRTTNLASHHHNQHHHQQHHQANQKLFKCASCLKEFRSKSDLVKLDINGLPYGLCAACVSAAGSKSSSPTVMNGGRQQQQGGGGATTPAMPVTAWTAQTERLSPREGKGKPPHSSSSPSSSISSTATKTRCTSCNVKFESEAELQNHVQTVHREQGGDSNSGQLRTPQVSPMPRASPSQTEEKTYQCIKCQMVFYSEWDIQVHVANHMLEEGLNHECKLCSQSFDSPAKLQCHLIEHSFEGMGGTFKCPVCFTVFVQASKLQQHIFSAHGQEDKIYDCSQCPQKFFFQTELQNHMLTQHSS
- the LOC109871646 gene encoding zinc finger protein 521-like isoform X4, producing MKTHASNKPHKCPVCRRGFLSSSSLHGHMQVHERGKDGGGGGPGSGLSREEWKLKETRKCSRCEEGFDVPEELQRHIAECHPECSPSEDGGLCGALQCIYCHEPFSDEGVLLTHIDQAHSRDRKGHNCAVCSEHFLSVEDLYAHMDVHQLPESSNHSNSPSLLTVGYTSVSSTTPDSNLSVDSSTMVEAAPPIPKTRGRRKRAAQHTSHDIGGRSSKQPKISYSCIYCNKQVFSSLAVLQIHLRTMHLDKPEQAHTCQFCLEVLPSLFNLNEHLKQVHNAEDHATLLGSLPDTLLQCNFCTEVLSDLNSLQEHIRCSHGFPSPVAKESNAFFCPQCFMGFLTEATLEEHVRQTHCDGGSLRFDSPLEVTPKEPIVEVYSCSYCTNSPIFNSVLKLNKHIKENHKNIPLALNYINNGKKSLRTLSPSSPISIDQSFLHGSSSRSNRGTSEFICNQCGAKYTSLDLFQTHLKTHLDGMQPQLNCPQCNKDFPNQESLLKHVTVHFTITSTYYICESCDKQFTSVDDLQKHLLDMHTFVFFRCTLCQEVFDSKVSTQLHLAVKHSNEKKVYRCTSCNWDFRHEADLQLHVKHSHLENQGRAHRCIFCGESFGTEVELQCHITTHSKKYNCRFCSKAFHAIVLLEKHLREKHCVFEGKAQNCGANGSTTGGADHHPAAKDDAELQGLLSNSHGAGAAGSGGVLESPNNHDGSEEEVDTADPLFGCDICGASYTMDSLLTNHQLRDHNIRPGESAMAKRKSDMIKGTHKCNVCQRTFFSEAGLREHMQTHLGPVKHYMCPICGERFPSLLTLTEHKVTHSKSLDTGSCRICKMPLQSEEDFMEHCQMHPDLRNSLTGFRCVVCMQTVTSTLELKIHGTFHMQKTGTMSTNHPIGRTTNLASHHHNQHHHQQHHQANQKLFKCASCLKEFRSKSDLVKLDINGLPYGLCAACVSAAGSKSSSPTVMNGGRQQQQGGGGATTPAMPVTAWTAQTERLSPREGKGKPPHSSSSPSSSISSTATKTRCTSCNVKFESEAELQNHVQTVHREQGGDSNSGQLRTPQVSPMPRASPSQTEEKKTYQCIKCQMVFYSEWDIQVHVANHMLEEGLNHECKLCSQSFDSPAKLQCHLIEHSFEGMGGTFKCPVCFTVFVQASKLQQHIFSAHGQEDKIYDCSQCPQKFFFQTELQNHMLTQHSS
- the LOC109871646 gene encoding zinc finger protein 521-like isoform X5 yields the protein MKTHASNKPHKCPVCRRGFLSSSSLHGHMQVHERGKDGGGGGPGSGLSREEWKLKETRKCSRCEEGFDVPEELQRHIAECHPECSPSEDGGLCGALQCIYCHEPFSDEGVLLTHIDQAHSRDRKGHNCAVCSEHFLSVEDLYAHMDVHQLPESSNHSNSPSLLTVGYTSVSSTTPDSNLSVDSSTMVEAAPPIPKTRGRRKRAAQHTSHDIGGRSSKQPKISYSCIYCNKQVFSSLAVLQIHLRTMHLDKPEQAHTCQFCLEVLPSLFNLNEHLKQVHNAEDHATLLGSLPDTLLQCNFCTEVLSDLNSLQEHIRCSHGFPSPVAKESNAFFCPQCFMGFLTEATLEEHVRQTHCDGGSLRFDSPLEVTPKEPIVEVYSCSYCTNSPIFNSVLKLNKHIKENHKNIPLALNYINNGKKSLRTLSPSSPISIDQSFLHGSSSRSNRGTSEFICNQCGAKYTSLDLFQTHLKTHLDGMQPQLNCPQCNKDFPNQESLLKHVTVHFTITSTYYICESCDKQFTSVDDLQKHLLDMHTFVFFRCTLCQEVFDSKVSTQLHLAVKHSNEKKVYRCTSCNWDFRHEADLQLHVKHSHLENQGRAHRCIFCGESFGTEVELQCHITTHSKKYNCRFCSKAFHAIVLLEKHLREKHCVFEGKAQNCGANGSTTGGADHHPAAKDDAELQGLLSNSHGAGAAGSGGVLESPNNHDGSEEEVDTADPLFGCDICGASYTMDSLLTNHQLRDHNIRPGESAMAKRKSDMIKGTHKCNVCQRTFFSEAGLREHMQTHLGPVKHYMCPICGERFPSLLTLTEHKVTHSKSLDTGSCRICKMPLQSEEDFMEHCQMHPDLRNSLTGFRCVVCMQTVTSTLELKIHGTFHMQKTGTMSTNHPIGRTTNLASHHHNQHHHQQHHQANQKLFKCASCLKEFRSKSDLVKLDINGLPYGLCAACVSAAGSKSSSPTVMNGGRQQQQGGGGATTPAMPVTAWTAQTERLSPREGKGKPPHSSSSPSSSISSTATKTRCTSCNVKFESEAELQNHVQTVHREQGGDSNSGQLRTPQVSPMPRASPSQTEEKTYQCIKCQMVFYSEWDIQVHVANHMLEEGLNHECKLCSQSFDSPAKLQCHLIEHSFEGMGGTFKCPVCFTVFVQASKLQQHIFSAHGQEDKIYDCSQCPQKFFFQTELQNHMLTQHSS